From the genome of Lysinibacter sp. HNR:
TTTTCACGCGAACCGTAGTAGTCCAGGTGCTCCGGATCCACATTGGTGATCAGAGCTATCGCGGTGTTGTAAATCAGGAAAGAACCGTCGGACTCATCAGCCTCAACCACGAAAAGGGGATCTTGTCCGTCTGCCGAACTCACTCCGAGGGCCTCAATAACCCCACCGTTCACAAAGCTCGGATCCTGGTCCAATCCCAGTAGGCCGGTAGCAATCATTCCGGTCGAGGTTGTCTTGCCGTGTGCCCCGGCAACAGCGACTAGGCGCTGATCACCGATCAGCCAGGACAGCGCCTGGGAGCGATGAAGCACCGGAAGACCTTTTTTCTGGGCGCGCACGTACTCCGGATTGTCCGGCCACAGAGCGCCCGTCACCACCACGGTGTCTGCGTTCCCCAGGTTCCGGGCGTCGTGTCCAATATCGACGCGCACACCCCGCTCACGCAGCGCGATGGTATTAGCGTTTTCGGTTGCGTCTGAACCCGTCACGACATACCCGGCGTTGACAAAGAGGTGTGCGATCCCGCTCATCCCAGATCCCCCCACGCCGATAAAATGCACTATACCCACCTGTACGGGTAGCTCAAGGCTGAGGTCGGGGTAGATCATGTGTGGCCTTTCTAACGGGCACCTAAGTGCGCACTCAAGCGTAACGTTTAAGCCTGAAAAGTTGTTGTTACCCCACCGAGTCAACAAAAATCGGTGATGATCAGGCAGGGGTGAAGCGTGAGAAAAGCGCAAACTTAGAGATCACGGTGCGATCCCCCCGCACCACCGAAGTGTTCCGCACCACTCACACGACACGGCTAGGAAAGGCCAATTGCCTCGTGTATCAGGGCCAGTGTCCGCTGAGTTCCATCAAGAACCCCGTGCTGAGCTGCGCGTTCAGCCATGCTATTAAGCTTACTCACATCACCGAGGAGGGGAACCAGATTGTTCTCAACCCACTCGGGTGTGAAATTGGCGTCGTCCACCAGCATGGCCCCACCAACCGCAACAAGACCCGCCACGTTATATCGTTGTTCACCGTTTCCCACCGGGTAGGGAACGTATACGGTGGGAATCCCGAGCCCGGTCAGCTCGCTCACGGTGGCGGATCCTGCGCGCGAGACAGCAGCGTCCGCCACCGACAGGGCTAGGTCCATTCGATCGGAATAGGCAATGATTGAGTAGTGATCAATTCCAGGATCCGCAATCTCAGTCCGCTCTCCCCAGACATGCAGGATCTGAAAGCCATGATCCACAATTTTTTGAGCGGCTCCCGCAATCCCATTATTTATCTGCCGCGCCCCCTGGGAGCCCCCGGTCACCAAGAGGGTTTTTCTGCTGGGGTCAAGGCCGAAGTGGGCGTGGGCTTCGGACCCCGCCGTTTCTGTCCGAAGCGCAGCAATTTCTTTACGCAGGGGCATCCCCACAAAACGCGAGTGAGGAAGGGGAGTTCCCTCAAAGGCTACGCCAACAAACTTAGTGCGGCGAGCACCAACGACGTTTGCCAGTCCAGGCTTTGCGTTGGCCTCGTGAATAACAAACGGTGTTGAGGTCTTCTGCGCCGCACGGTACACCGGCGCGGACACATACCCTCCAAAACCCACAACCACATCTACAGAATGACGGTTGATGATCCCCGCGACCTGCCTTACCGCACTCAAATATTTGGGCACAAAGGTGAGAGCTGCCCTGTTTGGTCTGCGGGGAAAGGGCACCCTGGGAATGGTGAGCAAGTCGTATCCGCGAGCGGGAACCAGCCGGGATTCAAGACCCTCTGTGGTTCCCAAAATCACTATCTGAGCACGGGGCTCGGTTTCCCGAATTTCGTCCGCGACGGCTAGGAGAGGGTTCACGTGGCCAGCGGTCCCGCCGCCTGCGAGCAGGTATGTGGTCATAATGTCCTTTATTCTATGCGGGAACCCTGGGTGCCCAACTTCGCGCCCCCAAGGTATCGTTGAGCGCGTCATCTTCGGGTTTGTGGTTGGAATCTCTTGCTATCGAAAGCACAACACCGATTCCAAGTAGACACGAAACTAATGCGGTCCCTCCCGATGACAGCAGGGGAAGGGGAACACCCAACACCGGGAGCAAGCCAATCACAACACCAATATTAACAAATGCTTGTCCAACAATCCACACAAGAATACTTCCGGTCACAACAGTTCCGAAAAGATCTCGGGCATTACGCATCACTCGGATCAGGGCAAAGGTGAGCACCAAATAAAGCAAGATCACAACAATAGCTCCGACCATTCCCAACTCTTCGCCGATAATTGCAAAGATATAGTCGTTCTCGGCGGCGGGAAGCCATAACCACTTGGCCTTGGAATTTCCCAAACCAACACCAAGAACTCCACCGTTTGCGATGGCCCACAGGCCGTGGAGAGGCTGCCAACACAGCCCGCTAATATCGGTTGAGGCGTCGCAGCTATCACCCGCAAAATTGAGAATACGCGCCACACGATTGGGGCTGAGAACCGTCATTGCCGCAACCGCAAGCGCTCCAAAAATCAGCGGAATCGCAAGAATTCTCATCCGCACATTCGCAAAATAAAGAGCGGACATAAAAATCGCAAACATGATTATACCCGTGCCCAGGTCAGCACCAAGCACCACCAAACCAATTGCCAAGACAGCGGCCGGAAAGACCGGGATGAGAGCGTGCTTCCAATCACGAAGCCGATCCTGCTTACGCCACAGAATAAACCCCATCCACACGATAAGACCCAATTTAAGAAACTCAGAGGGCTGCCCGGTTAATGGTCCCAATCGAATCCAGTTCTGATTCCCATAGCTTGAAATACCGATACCGGGAACAAACACCAGCAATTGCAAAAGAATGCCGGCACCCAAAAAATGCCAGGCCCACTTCTTCCAGAAAGATATCGGGAATCTACTGATAACAAGCATGAGGGGAACACCGATCAACGCGAACGTTCCCTGTCTTAAAAATGCTCCAAAAAACCCTGAATCCCCCGACGCAAACGATGTAATCGCTGACGAAGAAAGAACCATCACCAGACCAATCGCCACCAAGAAGAGCGTGGTACCCAGCACAAGAAAGTAAGTTCCACTCTCCCGACGCCGAGTTTTACCCAGAAACATCCGAGCTTGAAAAGCTGCTAATCGTGAACCGTCTTCGCGTGGTGTAGAGGCCTGATCGTCGCTAGCGGGAGGCGGAATCGCCATCCGCCTCACCTCCTAAATACTCCTGTACGGCCCGGGTAAACCTTATGCCGCGGTCTTCATAACTCTCAAATTGATCCTGGGATGCAGCCGCCGGTGCCAGAAGAACGGTATCTCCCGGCTGAGCGATCTCCGAAGCTCGGGTAACGGCTGCTACCATTATGTCCTCAGTTTCGCGCGGAGAGACCTCGAAGAGCGGCACATCGGGGGCGTGTCGCTTGAACGCGGCAAGAAGATCACCGCGCTCCAGTCCGATAATAATTGCCCCTCGAAGTCGCCCGGAGTGCTCAGCCACCAGGGAGTTCACATCCACTCCCTTCAACACTCCCCCGAGTATCCACACCACGCTTGAAAAAGAACGGAGCGCCGCGGATGCCGCGTGCGGATTTGTCGCTTTGGAATCATTAATCCAGAGCACGCCGCGAGACAAAGCAATGCGTTCCAAGCGATGCGCGCCCAGTGTAAAATTTTCCAAGGCTGCGGCAATCTGCTCAGGAGTCACCCCATAGGAGCGAGCGAGCGCCGCTGCCGCAAGAATATTCTGAACGGTATGGGGGGCGTCAAGACCCAGCTCACGCAACCGTCCAATCGTGGTAATTTCTAACGCCTGTGAGCGACGCTCCGCCAAAAAAGCACGGTCACACAGAACACCGTCCACAATTCCTATCCCACTCGGTTGTGGGGTGTCCAGACCGAAGCTAATAGCCCGGGCCCCCTCCACCACATCCGCGTTCTCTACCATACGCTCGGTAACCGGATCGGCCCGATTATAGACACAAGCGTGGAGGGTGTTCTCATACACGATTGCCTTGTGAGCGATGTACTGTTCTAGCGAGCCGTGCCAGTCAAGATGGTCCGGAGCAATATTAAGACAGACACTCGAGTAGGGCTCGATATGTCCCAGCCGGGAAAGCTGGAAACTTGACAACTCCACAACCAGCACATCAAAACCCCCTGGATCCCGCAGGGCATCAAGAACCGGAGTGCCAATATTACCCACAGGGGCTACCCGCAGCCCGGCGGTTCTAAGCATGTGGGCAGTAAGCCCCGTTGTTGTGGTTTTACCGTTGGTACCCGTTATGACAATCCAGTCGGCGGGTGTTCCCACCTTGTCACGAAGCCGCCATGAGAGCTGGATATCACCCCACACGGTAATGCCCTGCGAGGAAGCCCATTCGGGGAGCGGATGCTCAAGACGATACCCGGGAGACACAATAACCAGGTCGGGGTTTATCTCTTGCAATTGTAAAAGCTGAGCTTCGTCGCTCGGGTCTGCCACAAAAGAGACACCGATAACGGAGAGGAGGCGTTCACGATCAGGGTCACCGTGCGCCGCGATAACCGTTACAGTACAACCCAGCTCAGCCAGGGTATCCGCTACCGAAAATCCGGTGACCCCCAAGCCAAGCACCGCCACCCGCAACCCACTCCAGTCCTGGTGCCAGCTGGTCAAGGAGGAGACTCGTGCGGCTGTATCAGACACGACTGATCCACTCCGTATAGAACATT
Proteins encoded in this window:
- the murD gene encoding UDP-N-acetylmuramoyl-L-alanine--D-glutamate ligase, translated to MSDTAARVSSLTSWHQDWSGLRVAVLGLGVTGFSVADTLAELGCTVTVIAAHGDPDRERLLSVIGVSFVADPSDEAQLLQLQEINPDLVIVSPGYRLEHPLPEWASSQGITVWGDIQLSWRLRDKVGTPADWIVITGTNGKTTTTGLTAHMLRTAGLRVAPVGNIGTPVLDALRDPGGFDVLVVELSSFQLSRLGHIEPYSSVCLNIAPDHLDWHGSLEQYIAHKAIVYENTLHACVYNRADPVTERMVENADVVEGARAISFGLDTPQPSGIGIVDGVLCDRAFLAERRSQALEITTIGRLRELGLDAPHTVQNILAAAALARSYGVTPEQIAAALENFTLGAHRLERIALSRGVLWINDSKATNPHAASAALRSFSSVVWILGGVLKGVDVNSLVAEHSGRLRGAIIIGLERGDLLAAFKRHAPDVPLFEVSPRETEDIMVAAVTRASEIAQPGDTVLLAPAAASQDQFESYEDRGIRFTRAVQEYLGGEADGDSASR
- the ftsW gene encoding putative lipid II flippase FtsW, which gives rise to MAIPPPASDDQASTPREDGSRLAAFQARMFLGKTRRRESGTYFLVLGTTLFLVAIGLVMVLSSSAITSFASGDSGFFGAFLRQGTFALIGVPLMLVISRFPISFWKKWAWHFLGAGILLQLLVFVPGIGISSYGNQNWIRLGPLTGQPSEFLKLGLIVWMGFILWRKQDRLRDWKHALIPVFPAAVLAIGLVVLGADLGTGIIMFAIFMSALYFANVRMRILAIPLIFGALAVAAMTVLSPNRVARILNFAGDSCDASTDISGLCWQPLHGLWAIANGGVLGVGLGNSKAKWLWLPAAENDYIFAIIGEELGMVGAIVVILLYLVLTFALIRVMRNARDLFGTVVTGSILVWIVGQAFVNIGVVIGLLPVLGVPLPLLSSGGTALVSCLLGIGVVLSIARDSNHKPEDDALNDTLGARSWAPRVPA
- a CDS encoding UDP-N-acetylglucosamine--N-acetylmuramyl-(pentapeptide) pyrophosphoryl-undecaprenol N-acetylglucosamine transferase, encoding MTTYLLAGGGTAGHVNPLLAVADEIRETEPRAQIVILGTTEGLESRLVPARGYDLLTIPRVPFPRRPNRAALTFVPKYLSAVRQVAGIINRHSVDVVVGFGGYVSAPVYRAAQKTSTPFVIHEANAKPGLANVVGARRTKFVGVAFEGTPLPHSRFVGMPLRKEIAALRTETAGSEAHAHFGLDPSRKTLLVTGGSQGARQINNGIAGAAQKIVDHGFQILHVWGERTEIADPGIDHYSIIAYSDRMDLALSVADAAVSRAGSATVSELTGLGIPTVYVPYPVGNGEQRYNVAGLVAVGGAMLVDDANFTPEWVENNLVPLLGDVSKLNSMAERAAQHGVLDGTQRTLALIHEAIGLS